CACGTCGAACTCGACGGTGTCTCCCGCGATGTACACGGTGCCGGCGGTCACGCCCTCGATGCTTTCGACGGTCTGGTAGCTGTAGCTCGAATAGGGGTTGTCGTTGCTGCTCACGATGTAGAGCACCGTCGGGTCGACCAGCCAGGTTCCCCCCGTGCCCGGCTGCACGCCCCCTTCGAGCTGCACCCGGCTGCCCGAGGTCTCGATGAAGCCCCCCTTGCCCCCGGGCCCGGGCAGCGTGGTCATCTGCGAGCCCTGGCGGGTGACCAGCGTTCCATCGGAGTCGATCTTGATGCTGCCGCCGTTCGACCCCGCACCCGATCCGTTGGCGCTGAGAACCGAGCTCGGCCCTGTCACCGTGGCTTGTGTCGAGTGCACGTCGATGGCGCCAGCGTTGGAACCCCCAAGCCCGTCAACACGAATGATCCCGTTGTTCACCGCCACACCGGACGCACCCACGAGCGACACGGTGCCATCCGGATTGGCTGCCATGCTGCCGGCCTCGACCACGCTGTGATTGGTGATCACCTGCGACAGCAGCGTGCTCAGCGCAGCCTGGGGAACCACCACCGTGCCGGGCTTGCCTGTCATCCCAGGCATCGACCAGTTGATGAGGTTTCTGCCGTCGAAGTTGAGCGTGATCTTCTCGCCCGCCCCGAGCACGACCTTGCCCAGGTTGCAGACGATGAGGCCCTCGTTCGAGACCAGGGGAGCGGTGAGAACCGCGTATCCCCCGTCGGTGACCGTGATGGTGCCCTGGTTCACCACGGACGCGAGCTTTGCATTGGGATCTTGCGACAGGTTGTATCGCCCCGCGAGGAAATCAGAGTCAGACATCTTCAATGTCGAGACGAGCAGGCCGGCGGTGTTCACCACTGAGGTCGGGGTGAAGAGCACGCCGTTCGGATTGAGCAGGAACACCTGACCCGTGGCGCTCAGCTGCCCTCTGATGATCGACGGATCGCCCCCCGTCACGCGGTTCAAGATGATGCTCAGCTGACCCGGCTGGAGGATGCGCACCGCCTCGTTGGGATTGATGCTGAACGAGCGCCAGTCGATGATGGCGCGACTGGTGAGCTGCTCGATGGTGGTCACATTCGGACCGGGCTTGACCACCACGTTGCCGTGCTTGACCGTTGGATCGGTGGGACTGGCTGCAGACGGCAAGACAAGTGCCGCGAAGAGCCCTCCCACGGCGACCAGCGCCCGGATGTGCTTCACTGCTCGGGTTGCGATGCGAAATGCCATGGCGATCTCCTCGAGTGCCCGCTGGACGCGCGGCCGAAAGGTCGCACTTCCAGCAATCCATATGGGGAGAGATCGGCCTTTTCGGCCGATCTCCTAGAAATCGTTGGAGAAGAAGATGTAGGGCACCAGATGGCGCCCCTGGGTGCGGGTCAGGAAGTTGTTGCCGATGGGGTAGCCGAGGTCGAAGTTGAGGGTCATGTCCTTGGTCGGGTTCAGGCGAAAGCCGAGCCCGGCGCCAGTGAGGTCGATGCTGGGAATGCTTCCCGGCGGCGCGCGCAGCTGCCAGGCTGCGCCGTGGTCGACAAATGCGGTGATGGCCAGGGTCTCCGGATGCTCCGCGATGGGCATGTAGCGGAACTCGGCGTTCACGTTGTATCCGGAGTCACCGAGATAGGAGGCCTGGAAGTAGCCGCGCACCGTGTCAACGCCGCCCAGGCCGTACTGGTTTGCGGTGGGCAGGCGCTGGGTAGAGATCTGTGTGCTGCCCCGCAGCAGCAGCAGGGAGTGCTGGCCCAGGCGCTGCACACGCGCCAGGTCCGCAAGCCACACATCGAAACCGCCACCCGCGGCGTTCGTCGACCGCGGGTCGTTCGTGCGCATGCCGCCTACCCAGAGGCCCAGATCCTGAATGAGTCGCACGCCACCGATCCAGCGACCATCGCTGTCGGTGTGCGCCGTTGTGAAGCCCACCTGCACAGCGCGGAGATAGTCCCGGCTGTTCTCGATGCCGAACAGCGAGTTGTGGATGTTCTGCACCAGGAAACCGGCCTGGAGGTCGAGGTCGTGCTGAGGCTCGCGGATGAACGGGTGTGAGATCTGCAGCCCGTACACCGCGGCGGTGCCACGGATGTCGAGGGCCTGGAGCTCCTGTCCCACCGCGAAGGCGGCATTGCTGTAGGAAGCGACGAGCTTCGTCCCGTCATAGCCCAGCGGATGGGTGTAGGCGACCACCCCGGTGAACACGCCCTGGGCCGCCAGGCTCTGGAACCCGTGCATGACGAGCTCGTCGGCCGCGCCGGTGAGGTTCCCGAAATGCGCGGTGGCCCCGGGACGGTTGTAGCCGTTGAGACGGGCCCCATAGTTGTTGAAGTCGACACCGAACCCCATCGGGTTGTGATCTTCAACGTTCAGGGTGACATCAACCGTCTCCGGCTTCTCCCCCGGCTCGATCACCGTGCTGGCCTTCATGCCACGCAGCTCGTTGACGAGCAGCACCGCCCGTTCGAACTTCTCCCGGCGCGGATACGGATCCCGCAGCGCGTCATCGAAGTAGTGGCGCAGCAGCGGGGAGGCGTAGTTCTTGTTGCCCGCGACCTTGAATGTGCCGAGCTTGTTCTGCACCACGTAGAGGCGAACGATGCCGTCCGCGCCGATGCGCTGCTGCGGCACGAGCACCCGAACCGTGAACCAGCCGTGATCGAGGTAGGCGCGGGTCAGCGCGTCCGCCACGCCGCGAATGCCCTGGAACGTGAGCGCCTTGCCCTTGTACGGGGAGAGCACGCGATCGACGTCGCGCGCATCGAGCAACGTGTTGCCCTCGACTGTGAAAGCCGTGACGGTGATCCTGGCCGTAGCATCTGTTCCGCCGGCAACCGCGATGCGACTGAGAAGCAGAACGGCAAACACAATGACAGACAGGCATCGCTGCAGCAACCCCAGCCTGACGATTGCACGCTCGCCGTGCGACATGTCCCCTCCTTCAACGCAAGAAGACCAGGCCACGCACGATCCGTGCACGACCCGGCATTTCCTGTCTCTCCCTACGGCGCACGCCTGAGGGCCCGAGCGCGGTTCCCCGAACAGGAACTACGAGCACCGCAGTCCGGCTTGTGCGCATAAAGCGCTGATGACACCATAATAGTTCAAGATGTCGGGCGCGTCAAACCGAGGTGACGCGCCGATGGTCGGCGGTGCAAGGCGGGGCCGAAAGGAGGGGCCACGGGGGACGGACTTCAGAATCGCAAGCACTCGCTGGACAGGAAACTGCGCACTCCAACAGCCGTCGTGACCCATCAGACGCCGTAGTAGAAGCCCATTTGGGCTTATATCGTGTAGTAGAAGCCCATTTGGGCTTGTAATCGCGGGAGGGACCGCGGGAGGGAGTGCCCCCCTCCGCTACCGCTTCACCCCACTGCGCCCTCGCCGCCGGCGGCGGCTTCGCGGTACTGACGTCCGCGGTCGGCGATGATGGCGCCTGCTTCGAGGCGCTGCTGGCCCTCGCGCACCTGGGCTGTACCCTCGTGTTCCAAGGAGGCGCCTTGTGTCTGTGCCTCGCGCGCGGAAGCGAGCATCTCGTCGGCCTTGCGCTGCCCGCCGAGGGCCCCTTCCACGATGACCCAGCCATCGGCCGCCGTGGCGCGACCTGCGGCCATCGCCCCCTGCGCCTCGCGCAACTCGGCGGCTGCAGTCTCCTCAGCGGTGCGCGCCCGCTGCCCACGCTCGAGTCCGATGCCCACCTCGCGCAAGCCGCGTCCGACGTGGCGCTGGGCGGCGCGCTCGTTCACGCGCCCGTCGTGAAGCTTCTCGAGACCGGCTTCCTGGCGGGCGTGGGCGCGATTCTCCCGATCGAGCGCGGTGTGCAGGTTGCCCAGGCCCTGGTCGACCTTGTTCGTGCCTGCGCGCTCGACCTGACGGCCCTCCCGCCACTGGGCGAGCCCAGCATCCTGACGCGCCTGGCCAGCCTGCTCGGCCGCAAGCCCCTCGTGCATCTGGCGCAGCCCCAGGTCGACGTCGGCGTCGCCACGGGCCTTCAGCGCCGTGCCCGCGGCGCGCTTCTGGCCTGAGAGCGCGCGATGCTGACCGGCCTGGGCGCGATCTTCAGAGGCCTCCAGCAGCAGGCCCTGACCCTGGGTCTGGGCAACCTGGCTCGCGCCGCGATGAACATCGGCCTCTGACGCCAGCCCACCGGCCTGAGCCCTCAAGCGGGCAGCCTCTTCACGGAGGGCCGCGGCGCGCTGCTCGGACTGCGCCGCGCTGGCCTGCAGCTGGGCGGAACGCCCCAGGAGGCACTGCCCGTGCGCGATCTCGCCCTGCCCGCGGCAGACCTGCTGCGCGCCGATCATGTACGTGAACGGGCACCACATGGCCATCTGGCCCTGGCTCACATCGCAGGCGCCACGCTGGGTCCACCAGGTTCCCTCACGCGCCGCGCACTCGGCCTGGGCTCGCTCAGACGCAGCCTGCTCGGCGCTCCGCGCCGCCTCGGCCTCGAGCTCGGCAGCGCGGCGCACGAGCGCCGCCCCCTGGGCGTCGAGCTCGGTGGCCCGCTGCTCGTCGAGCGCCGACTGCTGGAGAAGACCCTGGCCCTGCACCTCACGCTCGCCCGCGGCGCGGTCGAGCCCATCGGCGAGGTTCCACTCATTCAAGGCTTCGCCCACGAGCGCCTCACCGCGCGCAGACAACGACCGGCCCGACTGGTAGCGCGCCGCGCCGGCGTCCTTGGCGGACTCCCCTGCCCGCTCGGCCTCACGCCCCCCATCGAGCTCACGAAGGGCATCTGTCTCGATCTGCTCTCCCCGCCGATCGTCGACGCGCCCACTCTCGATGCGCGCGACACCGCGATCCTTGAGCGACTCTGCCTTCTGCGCGCTCGTGCGCCCATCAGCAATGGCGGAGGTGCCCGCCCGTTCGGTCCGGGCCGCGCGACGCGCCGACTTCAAGCCCTCGTCAACGAGCGCGAGCCCCGTTCCGACGTGCCCGCCGGCGGCGACGTCACGTCGGTGGGCAGCCTGGGCGCGCCGCAGGGCCTTCTCGGCATCGGCCGTCGCCCGATCGGCGTCTGCCACGCCCCGGTCGACCCCGTCAAGGCCGCGAGCCAGGGCTGATTCACTCGTTCGCGCCATCTCCTCGGCCTCGGTCGACGCCTGTCGGCCGGACGCGGCCAGGGAAGAACCCTGCTGAATCGAAGCGCTGCCGCGCTCAACGAGGTCGCGGCCCTCGCGCGTCATCGCCTCTCCACGCTCGCAAGCATCGCGACCACTGGCGTCGAGCGCCTGACGAACCTGTGCCGCCGATCCATCGACGGGAAAGCCCGCTTGTGAGATACGCGCGAGAAGCGGGGGCAGCTGCAGGTTCGACACGACCAGTCACCTCGTGGACGAAATGCGCCTGCAGCCAGAGAATCACGCCGGACGGGCACACCATCCGACAGACTACCGTCTCCAACCCTTCTCCTACAGGCATGTCCAGGGTAGCACGCGCCGCGCGGGCGGGTGTTGCCGCGAGATGAACAGTTTGCGCAGCGCCTCGAGGTCAGTCGCGGAGGTCGGCGAGCACCTGGTCGAGCTGGGGGACTGCCTGACGCGCATCTTTCAAGGTCTGCTGACGGCGCAGCCAGTCGGCCAGCGCGTTGGCGCCCCCCGTTGCGGTGCCGTCAGATCCTGTGAGGGCGCTCGTGATCGCGCCGTTGTCGAGAAAAGCGGCGAGCAGCACCTCTTCCGGCACTTCCTCCACCGCCAGGCGATCGCGCGCTGCAGCGAGATCGCGACGCACCTGGGCCAGCAGCTCGACGGGCGCGGTCGATCCGCCCGCGGCAAGCGACGCTTCGTCGCTGCGCAGCTTCACGTACCCGAGGGCCGCGTTCACGGCCTCCCGGCGCAGGGTCCAGTCTGGTCCGGCCAGCGGCGGAAACACACGGCTCTCGCTGCCAGGCTCGCCATTGACGAGCGCCGATGCGACGGGGCGCTCGCCCGGCGACGAAAGGGGAACGAGCTGCGCGAAGTCGATGGCCTGCCCCTTGGCGTTCTTCATCTTCACATCGACGTGGTCGCGCACGATGGCACCCACGGGATCGCCAGGCTCGAGCGACTGCCCGACACGCACGCACGGCGCCAGGTGACCGTAGGTGGTGTGGAAGCCGTCCGGCGAGATCACGGTGATGCCGTACTCACGGCCATACCAGCGCGTGATGGCGCTCACGCGGCCGGGCCAGCCCACGACGACGGTGGAGCCCGCGGGAAGAGCGACATCGTAGCCGTTGTGACGCCCACCCACCGCGCGATAGACAGAAGGGGACCGCCAGTCGCTGAAGCGACCCGTGATGGTGCCGCCCGGGGTGGTGTGGTCGAGGATGCCGAGGTACTCGGCGAGATTGCGCGCCGGACCGAGCGAAGCGCCCTGGCGGGACGCCGTCGATCCCACACCGCGCGAAGCGAGCCGCGCGCGCGGGCTTCGCGCCGCCTCGCCTCGCTCGGACCGCTGCCGCTGTCCGAGGACCAGGCTTCGGCGGGTGAGCCCCTTTACAAGGGCTTCCGCCTTCGGAGACGCGCCCGCTTCGGCGCGCGGCGTGACGTAGGAGGCGGGCCCGCCGCCTGCGGGGCGGTTGAAGGCGTTCGGCGTACCCGCCATCGACGGGCTCGCGGCTGCGAGCAGGGCGGCCAGGCAGGCCGTGAGGGTGCGGGGATGCATCATGGAACTCTCCTGGCTTCGGATGAGGCCTGCGCAGCGCACTGCGCGAAGGGCGCTCGGAGATGCCCCTCGTGCACGACAGCGTCAACGCGGTCTGGGGGCGTCGGCCCGTTCGGAGCACGTCGCCACGATTCCTGCCCAGATCGGCTGACAGGCTTCCGACACCTCGCGGAGAAGAGGGCCGACGTGAACACCGCATCGGCGACCGCGCACCCATGACCCTGGTCTTTCCGGACGGTCTGCGCTTCGACTGCGGATCGTGCACCCGCTGCTGCCGCGGCACGTGGAGCGTTCCTCTCGACCCGCAGGCCTGGCGCCGCATCAGCACCTCCGATCTCTTCGCGCGGCTCACCGAGGAAGACGGCGCCGCCCCCGCCTAC
The nucleotide sequence above comes from Pseudomonadota bacterium. Encoded proteins:
- a CDS encoding ShlB/FhaC/HecB family hemolysin secretion/activation protein, which translates into the protein MSHGERAIVRLGLLQRCLSVIVFAVLLLSRIAVAGGTDATARITVTAFTVEGNTLLDARDVDRVLSPYKGKALTFQGIRGVADALTRAYLDHGWFTVRVLVPQQRIGADGIVRLYVVQNKLGTFKVAGNKNYASPLLRHYFDDALRDPYPRREKFERAVLLVNELRGMKASTVIEPGEKPETVDVTLNVEDHNPMGFGVDFNNYGARLNGYNRPGATAHFGNLTGAADELVMHGFQSLAAQGVFTGVVAYTHPLGYDGTKLVASYSNAAFAVGQELQALDIRGTAAVYGLQISHPFIREPQHDLDLQAGFLVQNIHNSLFGIENSRDYLRAVQVGFTTAHTDSDGRWIGGVRLIQDLGLWVGGMRTNDPRSTNAAGGGFDVWLADLARVQRLGQHSLLLLRGSTQISTQRLPTANQYGLGGVDTVRGYFQASYLGDSGYNVNAEFRYMPIAEHPETLAITAFVDHGAAWQLRAPPGSIPSIDLTGAGLGFRLNPTKDMTLNFDLGYPIGNNFLTRTQGRHLVPYIFFSNDF
- a CDS encoding M23 family metallopeptidase → MMHPRTLTACLAALLAAASPSMAGTPNAFNRPAGGGPASYVTPRAEAGASPKAEALVKGLTRRSLVLGQRQRSERGEAARSPRARLASRGVGSTASRQGASLGPARNLAEYLGILDHTTPGGTITGRFSDWRSPSVYRAVGGRHNGYDVALPAGSTVVVGWPGRVSAITRWYGREYGITVISPDGFHTTYGHLAPCVRVGQSLEPGDPVGAIVRDHVDVKMKNAKGQAIDFAQLVPLSSPGERPVASALVNGEPGSESRVFPPLAGPDWTLRREAVNAALGYVKLRSDEASLAAGGSTAPVELLAQVRRDLAAARDRLAVEEVPEEVLLAAFLDNGAITSALTGSDGTATGGANALADWLRRQQTLKDARQAVPQLDQVLADLRD